CGCCGGCGCGAACAGCACCAGGGCAAGCATCAGGACAGCGGGGCGGCATGAAGCCAGCGGACGCTGCCAGCGTCGGCGGCGCTGCGGTGGATCAGACTGCGGAACCCGGCAAAGACGATGGGTGGCAGGCCGCTCGCAACCACCGGCAGCACGTAGCGCAGCGCTGTCATGCCATAGCCCCAGCGCAGACCGAGAAGCACCGACTGCAGGATGCAAAGGCCGTCAGGGCGACGAACGGCCGGCTCGGCTGCTCGGCATGCAGCATCCGGACAAGCAGGACGAGCAAAAGCAGGGCGACGACGAAGGGAAGCGGGACGAAAATCACGGGCAGTCTCAAAAGCAGTCGGGTACATTGATAATGGCCCGGATCACGATTGAGAACGACCTCGATCGCGATCGAGGTCGCAACTTCGGGATGTCATCAGCAGATCATCGCCGGTCTCTCCAACCGAGCGAGGTCCTCATGACATTCTCCCGCATCCTGTCCGCAGCAATACTCACAGTCGCTTTCACCGCTACAAGCCACGCCGCCGAGGTCGGCATGCGCGAAATCTCCGTCGCGGCACCGCAACGCGGCCACGATCTCCAGGTCTTTGTCTGGTATCCGGCCGAGGCCGGCGGCGAAGCCATCGTGCTTGGCGACAACAGGGCCTTCAAGGGCGTGCCGGCCTTCAAGAATGCGCCACCGCTCAAGGGGCGGTTTCCCCTGGTCGTGCTGTCGCATGGGTCGGGCGGGCGCGTGCAAGGCATGGCCTGGCTGGCGACGGAACTCACCAAAGCGGGCTTCATCGTGGCCGGGCCCAATCATCCCGGCACGACCAGCGGCGACTCAACCCCAGCCGACACGCCGAAATTTTGGGAGCGCACGCGGGACCTCTCGGCAGTGGTCGACGCGATGACGACCGACCCGACATGGGGCGGCGGCGTCGACGGCGACAGGATCGGCGTGCTCGGCTTCTCGCTCGGCGGCGCCGCGGCGATGGAGATTGCCGGCGCCCGCGCCAGCCTCGACGCTTATGCCCATTATTGCGACGAGTACAAGAAATGGGACTGCGCCTGGTATGCGGGCGGCATCGGCTACCGTGACGACGCGGTCGTGCATGTCCACAAGCTCGACCTCAGGACGATCGACAAGGCGCGTTTCGAGCAGTCAAACCTCGACCGCCGCGTCAAAGCGGCCGTGCTGGTCGATCCCGGCCTTGCGCCGGCCTATGACACCGCCAGCCTGAAGGCGATCGCGATCCCGATGGATTTCATCAATCTCGGCGGCACCGACACGATTCCGCTGGGCGTCGTTGCCGACAAACTGGCTGCGATCGCGCCGCGCGGCACATATGCCTCCGTCAAAGGCGCCATCCATTTCAGCTTCTTGCAGGAATGCAAGCCGGGCGGCGCCGAGCTGCTGAGGGAAACGGGCGAGCTCGATCCGATCTGCGCCGACGGCGGCAGCCGCTCGCGCGCCGACCTCCATGCCGAGCTGGTCGGTCTGATCCGGGGCGACCTGGAGCGGAGCTTGCAGGGTCCTATGTGACCTCGGCCTGTCGCGTAAAAGACTTCCACGGCCATTCGGCGCGATGGCCTAAAGCGCGTCGCGCTGAACCGGATTCAGGCGACGCGCTTTAAGTCTTTGTTTTGATGCATGTCGTTGTCCCAGAACCGCTCACACTTCTGGGCGACATGCATTATAGCGCCGCCGGCAGCGGCCCAATCGCTGCGAGGCCGGCTTCGGTCAGCGCGTAGATGCCGCGCTCGGCGCGGGCGAACCAGCCATAGTAATTGTGCTGCAAGATGCTTGCGGCGCGTGGCGAAAGCGTCTTCAGGTCGCGCGGCCGTTTCGGGCCATTGGCCATGGCGGCGGCGCAGGCGAGCGCCTCCTGCCGATATGCGGTCATGATCGGCTTCTTGCGCGTGCTGCCGCCGATGGATGGGTCGCCCTTGCGGCGATGATGCTCCTCAACCAAGCGCGAGCGCCGCCGTGGATCGCGTCGCGGCGGCAGGGCGGCGGGACTGAGGATCAACTCCACCTCGCCCCTGGCGCTGACGCCAAGCAGGCCGAAGCCGAGGCGACGACAAAGCGCGCGGAAGCGCCGGTCGTGCTCCCGGCCCTTGCCGCGCGCCGACATCAAGGCGGCGAGCCACACCTCGTCACAGGCCGCCGCGCGGTCGACGGCTTGCAGGACGAGCTCGAGGTTGAATTGCAGCTTGAGCTCGCAGATGACGACGACCGGCGGCTCGCCGGCGCGCACGCCGACCACGTCGCAGCCGCCAACCTCGCCCTTGACGGCGAAATCCATGCTCTCGAGGAACCGCTTCACCGGCTCGTAGAGGGAGGTTTCCTGCATGAGAGAGGCATAACCGATTCGCGGCTGGTCGGCCCAGCGGCACCATTGCGGTCACGGCCACCGATGTCAGGCGCGGTGCAGGTAATCCTCGATCGACTGCGCCTTCATCTCGATCGAGAAACCGGGCGCCTGGGGCGGCATATAGGCGGCGTCGCGGATGACGCAGGGTTCGATGAAATGCTCGTGCAGGTGGTCGACATATTCGATCACCCGCCCATCCTTAGTACCTGACACGGCGACGTAGTCGATCATCGACAGATGCTGGACATATTCGCACAAGCCGACGCCGCCGGCATGCGGCCAGACCGGCAGGCCGAACTTGGCGGCGATCAGCAGCACCGCCAGCACTTCGTTCAGCCCGCCCATGCGACAGGAATCGATCTGCACCACGTCGATTGCGCCGCCGGCGATGAACTGCTTGAACATGATGCGGTTCTGGCACATCTCGCCGGTCGCGACCTTGATCGGCGCCACGGCCTTGCGGATCTTGGCGTGGCCGCCGACGTCGTCGGGACTGGTCGGCTCCTCGATGAAGAAGGGCTTGGCGAACGCGAGGTCCTTGAGCCAATCAATCGCCTGGTCGACCTCCCAGACCTGGTTAGCGTCGATCATCAAATAACGGTCCGGACCGATGACCTCGCGGGCGATCCTGAGACGGCGGATGTCGTCGGCGCGGTCACGGCCGACCTTCAGCTTGATGTGGTTGAACCCATCGTCGACCGCTTCCTGGCAGAGGCGCCTGAGCTTGTCGTCGGGATAGCCGAGCCAGCCGGCCGAGGTGGTGTAGCAGGCATAGCCCTCGCGCTCGAGCGCGGCGATGCGCTCGACCTTGCCGGCTTCGGCCTTCTTCAAAATCTCGAGCGCCTCGGCCGGCGTGATGGCGTCGGTGAGATAGCGGAAGTCGATGATCCTGACGATCTCTTCCGGGCTCATCTCGGCGACCAGGCGCCAGACCGGCTTGCCGGCTTCCTTGGCCCAGAGATCCCACACCGCGTTGACCACCGCGCCGACTGCGAGATGCATGGCGCCCTTGTCCGGCCCGATCCAGCGCAACTGGCTGTCGCCGGTCACGTGATGCCAGAAGCGGCCGGGGTCCTCTTTCACCCAGTCGAGATCGAGACCGACGACGAGATGGCGCAGCGCCTCGATCGCCGCGCAGCAGATCTCGTTGCCACGGCCGATGGTGAAGGTGAGGCCATGGCCCTTCAGCGACGGGACGTCGGTGTCGAGGATGACATAGGCGGCCGAGTAGTCCGGATCCGGGTTCATCGCGTCGGAGCCGTCGAGGCTTTGCGATGTCGGGAAGCGGAGGTCGAAGGTTCTGAGGTCCGTGATTTTCGTCATTGCTGCCTCGTGCTGGCCCGCCTCGTCATTCGATCGCCGGAGCGGCCTCAGATCGACCAGCCGCCGTCGATGTTGTAGGCCTGCCCGGTCGTGTAGGTCGCGCCGGCCAGATAGACGGCGAGATCGGCGATCTCTTCCGGCGTGCCGATCCTGCCCATCGGCTGGCGGGCGATGAAGGCCGCGCGCGCCGCCTCATAGTCGCCTTGCGCCTGCATGCGGCCCTGAAGCGAAGGGCTCTCGACCGTGCCCGGACAAATGGCATTGCAGCGTATACCCTTAGCTACATAGTCGGCGGCAATTGATTTTGTCAGGCCGATGACGGCCGCCTTGGTCACGCCGTAAGCAAAACGGTTCGGCACCCCTTTCGGGGCGCCGGCGACGGACGCCATGTTGATGATCGCGCCGTCGCCGCGCTCCAGCATGCCGGGCAGCACGGCACGGATGGTGCGGATCATGGCGCGCACATTGAGGTTGAAGGCGAAATCGAGATCCTCGTCCTTCATCTCCAGGATCGAGCCGGCATGGACGAAGCCGGCGCAGTTGAACAAGACGTCGACGCGGCCGATCTCGGCGAAAGCGGCCTTCACCGCCTCGTCGTTCAGCACATCGAGTTTTCGAGTCGTGATGCCGGGCGTCCTGGCGAGCTCGGCCAGGGCCGTCTCGTTGATGTCGGTGGCGTGGACGATGGCGCCCGCTTTGCCGAAGGCCAGCGCGCTTGCCCGCCCAATGCCCTGCGCGGCCGCCGTAACGACCACGACCTTGCCTGTGATGTCAGCCATTCTTTATCTCCGTCCTTCAGCCGGGCCGTCGCTCGACGATGTAGATGTGGTCCGCGGCCAGCACGACCTGGTCGCGCTGGTTCAAAACCTCGACGCGTTCGATGACGCGTCCGGCATTCGGCCGTTTCGGGTCATCTTCCTTGGCCGCGATGGTGGTGCGCGTGCGGATCGTGTCGCCGATGAAGACCGGCTTGATGAAACGCAGCCGGTCGTAACCATAGGAGAAGGCGACCGGATTGATGACGCTTGCCGTCAGGCCGACGCCGACCGAGAAGACCAGCGTGCCATGCGCGATGCGCTGGCCGAAGGGCGTCGTCTTCATGAACTCGGCATCCATGTGATGCGGGAAGAAATCGCCGGTGTGGCCGGCATGGACGATGAAATCGGTCTCGGTGATGGTGCGGCCGCTGGTGAGGCGCGACGCACCGATCTCGTAATCCTCGAAATAGGTGGTCTGTTCCATGTCCGGCCTTATGGCTTCGCGGCCAGCGGCGTCGCCGGCGCGGCGCTCGATTTATAGGCGGCCTCGACCAGCGCCATGGTGTGCCAGGCGTCCTCGACGGAACTCACCAGCTCAGCATCTTCGCCGGAGGCGAAGCGCTGGACATTGGCCATGCGGCCGACAAAGGCATCGGGAAACCATTCGCCGGCGAGCGGCACGGTGACCCACTCCGACCCGCCTTTCGGATGGATTTCCAGAATGTCCGGCTCGCCGCGCGGGTAATCGAGATTGAGGCCGAGCTTGACATAGGCCGCGCCCTCGGTGCCGCAGATGCGAAACTCGCAGGCCTGGTGGCGGCGGCCGAATTTGTGGTCGTGGTTGATCGAGAGCGCGCAGCGCACCGTGTCGCCGTAGTCGAGGATGGCGCTGGTGCGGGTCTGCGCGACCTTGTGGTTGGGATGGCCGAGCGTCTTGGCGTGCACGCCCAGCGGGTCGCCGAGAAGCTGGCGGATCAGGTCGAGATAATGGATCGAATGCATGGCGATCTCGACGCGTGGCGCCTTGAGCAGGAACTCCCAAAGCTGCCACGGCGTATCGAGCGCGAGCAGCGCATCGAAATCGACGACCTCGCCCAGCCAGCCCTTGGCGATGGCGTCCTTCAGCGCCAGCATCATCGGCGCGAAGCGAAGCTGGAAGTTGACCGCGGCCTTCAGTCGCTTGGCGCGGCAGATTTCAAGGATTTCCGTCGCCTCGCCGAGATAATTGCCCATCGGCTTCTGGATCAGCGCGACGGCGCCATCCGGCAGCGCTTTCAGCACATCGGCGTGGCGGCCGGGCGGGGTGGCGAGGTCGAAGATCGCGTCCTTCACCGCCGCTGCTTCCTCGACCGAACGAAACGCCGTCACGCCCCATGTCTCGGCGAGCTTCTGCGCCTTCGCCTGGTCCGGATCGTAGAGGCCGGAAATCGGGAAGCCGCCCTTGCGATAGGCCGGAAAATGCGCGTCGCCGACGATCGAACCGGCGCCGAAGGTGACGATCTGGCGCGGCTTCGACGGCTTCGGCCAGGACTGGGCCAGCGATGCCGGAGCGAAGACCTCAGTCATGATGGAAGACCTCGTCCATCGACGCCCACCACTCGCCCTCCTTGCGGGTTTCCAGCGGCTCCTGGCAGGGCATGCAGACCGCCCACCATTCCTGCGTCTTCGGGTCGGCCGCCATCTTGGCCATATCGGCGGCGTAGTCGGTGCCGTGATATTCGAAATAGGAGAAAAGCAGGTTCTCCGGCCGCTTCAGGTGGATCGAATAGTTCTTGATGTTGCAGGCCGAGATCATGGTCAGCACGTCCGGCCAGACGGCGGCGTGAAGGCGGACATATTCCTCGACCTTCTCGGATTTCAATCCA
This region of Mesorhizobium sp. M2A.F.Ca.ET.046.03.2.1 genomic DNA includes:
- a CDS encoding L-fuconate dehydratase is translated as MTKITDLRTFDLRFPTSQSLDGSDAMNPDPDYSAAYVILDTDVPSLKGHGLTFTIGRGNEICCAAIEALRHLVVGLDLDWVKEDPGRFWHHVTGDSQLRWIGPDKGAMHLAVGAVVNAVWDLWAKEAGKPVWRLVAEMSPEEIVRIIDFRYLTDAITPAEALEILKKAEAGKVERIAALEREGYACYTTSAGWLGYPDDKLRRLCQEAVDDGFNHIKLKVGRDRADDIRRLRIAREVIGPDRYLMIDANQVWEVDQAIDWLKDLAFAKPFFIEEPTSPDDVGGHAKIRKAVAPIKVATGEMCQNRIMFKQFIAGGAIDVVQIDSCRMGGLNEVLAVLLIAAKFGLPVWPHAGGVGLCEYVQHLSMIDYVAVSGTKDGRVIEYVDHLHEHFIEPCVIRDAAYMPPQAPGFSIEMKAQSIEDYLHRA
- a CDS encoding DUF2161 family putative PD-(D/E)XK-type phosphodiesterase is translated as MQETSLYEPVKRFLESMDFAVKGEVGGCDVVGVRAGEPPVVVICELKLQFNLELVLQAVDRAAACDEVWLAALMSARGKGREHDRRFRALCRRLGFGLLGVSARGEVELILSPAALPPRRDPRRRSRLVEEHHRRKGDPSIGGSTRKKPIMTAYRQEALACAAAMANGPKRPRDLKTLSPRAASILQHNYYGWFARAERGIYALTEAGLAAIGPLPAAL
- a CDS encoding L-rhamnose mutarotase, coding for MQRMGMVLGLKSEKVEEYVRLHAAVWPDVLTMISACNIKNYSIHLKRPENLLFSYFEYHGTDYAADMAKMAADPKTQEWWAVCMPCQEPLETRKEGEWWASMDEVFHHD
- a CDS encoding Gfo/Idh/MocA family oxidoreductase; protein product: MTEVFAPASLAQSWPKPSKPRQIVTFGAGSIVGDAHFPAYRKGGFPISGLYDPDQAKAQKLAETWGVTAFRSVEEAAAVKDAIFDLATPPGRHADVLKALPDGAVALIQKPMGNYLGEATEILEICRAKRLKAAVNFQLRFAPMMLALKDAIAKGWLGEVVDFDALLALDTPWQLWEFLLKAPRVEIAMHSIHYLDLIRQLLGDPLGVHAKTLGHPNHKVAQTRTSAILDYGDTVRCALSINHDHKFGRRHQACEFRICGTEGAAYVKLGLNLDYPRGEPDILEIHPKGGSEWVTVPLAGEWFPDAFVGRMANVQRFASGEDAELVSSVEDAWHTMALVEAAYKSSAAPATPLAAKP
- a CDS encoding SDR family oxidoreductase — protein: MADITGKVVVVTAAAQGIGRASALAFGKAGAIVHATDINETALAELARTPGITTRKLDVLNDEAVKAAFAEIGRVDVLFNCAGFVHAGSILEMKDEDLDFAFNLNVRAMIRTIRAVLPGMLERGDGAIINMASVAGAPKGVPNRFAYGVTKAAVIGLTKSIAADYVAKGIRCNAICPGTVESPSLQGRMQAQGDYEAARAAFIARQPMGRIGTPEEIADLAVYLAGATYTTGQAYNIDGGWSI
- a CDS encoding MaoC/PaaZ C-terminal domain-containing protein — protein: MEQTTYFEDYEIGASRLTSGRTITETDFIVHAGHTGDFFPHHMDAEFMKTTPFGQRIAHGTLVFSVGVGLTASVINPVAFSYGYDRLRFIKPVFIGDTIRTRTTIAAKEDDPKRPNAGRVIERVEVLNQRDQVVLAADHIYIVERRPG
- a CDS encoding alpha/beta hydrolase; protein product: MTFSRILSAAILTVAFTATSHAAEVGMREISVAAPQRGHDLQVFVWYPAEAGGEAIVLGDNRAFKGVPAFKNAPPLKGRFPLVVLSHGSGGRVQGMAWLATELTKAGFIVAGPNHPGTTSGDSTPADTPKFWERTRDLSAVVDAMTTDPTWGGGVDGDRIGVLGFSLGGAAAMEIAGARASLDAYAHYCDEYKKWDCAWYAGGIGYRDDAVVHVHKLDLRTIDKARFEQSNLDRRVKAAVLVDPGLAPAYDTASLKAIAIPMDFINLGGTDTIPLGVVADKLAAIAPRGTYASVKGAIHFSFLQECKPGGAELLRETGELDPICADGGSRSRADLHAELVGLIRGDLERSLQGPM